The DNA sequence CCCATAGAATGTCCAAGGACAAAGTGTGGAACTTCAGGATATTGGCTGGCCAAATGATTGCTCATCATTTCTGCGTCATAGATCAGCTTTTTATCAGGTTTGTTCAATTGAAAAAATCCAATATCTTTTTTCTCATTTACAGATTTTCCATGTCCCAGATGATCATAGGTAAGAACAGCTATTCCCTGCTTCGCAAAATATTCTGCTATTTCAGAATATCTTCCGCTGTGTTCCTGCATTCCGTGAATGATTAAGAGAGTTGCTTTTATAGCATGGGTTTCTGGAATAAACAGGTTGTAGAAAAGCTTTGGTTGATCGTTGGTATTTTTAGATAAGTATCCTGATTGATGTAATGTTCCCATATGATAGACGATCTAGATTGTTTTAGAGAATACTCAAATATACATAATAAATAAACGAACAGAGGGTATTTAGCTTTTGTTGACCGGAATTTTATGGTATGAAATCTGTCATAATTCCATGATTTTAAACAAGAATGAAAATAAATTTCACCCATAATTTGCCCACCCTATTTTTTCAGAGTAATTTTGCATGAATCTAAAAATAAAAGAAAAATATGTCAACTTACGTAGTTGTAGGTCTTCAATACGGAGATGAAGGTAAAGGGAAAATCACGGATGTTTTATCTGCTAAATCGGATTATGTAGTTCGTTTCCAGGGAGGAGACAATGCTGGTCATACGGTGTATGTAGGTGAAGAAAAATTTGTTTTGCATCTTCTTCCTTCAGGAGTTCTACAGTGCAAAGGGAAGTGTATCATTGCCAATGGAGTAGTGGTAAATCCTAAGTCTTTCATTAAGGAGGTTGGACAGATCGAAAGCAAAGGCTTAAGAACTGACCACATTTTTATCAGCAGAAGAGCGCATGTGATCATGCCTTACCACATTCTTTTGGATACTTACCGTGAAGAAGAACACGGAGGAACTCAAATCGGAACAACTAAAAAAGGAATCGGTCCTTGTTATGAAGATAAAATAGCAAGAGTTGGGATCAGAATGATCGACCTTTTAAATCCTGAGATTTTAAGAGAAAAAATTGAGAAAAACCTTAAGATTAAGAATTCTCTTTTTGAAAAATACTACGGAAAGCCTACTTTAGATGTAGAAGAAATTTATAATGAATTTTTAGAAATAGGAAAACAACTTCAGGACAGAATCGTTGATACAGAAGTTGAATTGAATGAAGCAATTAGAGACGGTAAAAATGTACTGTTTGAAGGGGCTCAGGCGTTGATGTTGGATATTGATTTCGGAACATATCCTTACGTTACTTCATCTTCTCCATCTACAGGAGGAGTTTGTTCGGGAGCTGGTGTTCCACCTACTTCACTTCAGAATTTAATTGGTGTTGCTAAAGCATATTGTACAAGAGTAGGAAACGGACCTTTCCCTTCTGAATTAGACAATGAATTAGGAGAGAGCATCAGACAGATTGGTGGTGAATTCGGAGCAACTACCGGAAGACCGAGAAGAACAGGTTGGTTAGATCTTGTTTCATTGAAACATGCTTGTATGATCAACGGAATTAATAACCTTGTGATTACCAAACTTGATGTTCTTACAGGAATTGAAAACCTAAAGATCGTAACACACTATAAAACTGAAGATGGTAAAATCATTGATTATTTCACTTCTTCAACAGAGAAATTATACAATTACGAGCCAATCTATCAGGATTTACCGGGATGGAATGAAGATCTTACCAAAGTAAGAAGCTATGACGAACTTCCTGATAACGCTCAGAAATATATTGAATTTATTGAGCAGTACTTAGGAATTAACGTATATTTAGTTTCTGTAGGGCCTGAAAGAAGTCAGAACATTATCAGAAAAGAATTATTCTAAGACAGAATAATATATACATATAAAAAAGAGACCGTTGAATCAACGGTCTCTTTTTTATTGTAAACTTGTCATTGCGAGGAGCAAAGCGACGAAGCAATCTACAGAAATAAATACTCCCACAGATTTCATAATCTCTACAAAGATTTGAAATCCATGGAAGTTTTAATTGTAATGCAAAGGGAACTTTTATGATCAATGCATTACGTGTTTAACCATCTAATTATAAGAATATTTTGCATAGGCCTTAGCAAGCTTTTCATCGTATTTATTTTGCTTATAGCCACCACCATTATAACCTTTTGCGAAATTCGCCCAGTTTTTATTTCTCAAATGGATCAGTAGCCCATTTTTTTCCAGGAACTTGCCGAATGCTTTCAGGTGTTCTCCTTCATTGATCTCCATTTTAGAAACAAAGTCATTGACATCTGTATAACCTAAGTTTTTGGCGTGAAAGCCCATAATCTGAAAACTTCCCCAGGAAGCTGAAGATAAGGCGGCTTCTTTGATTTTTGAATCGGTTCCTAATCCGATCGCTTCATTCAGCCTGTCATATTCTCTTACGCCTCCTTTGTAATAGATTCTGGTCCACTTGGGATAGAGGACATCTTTACTGGAATCATTGTAGTAAGAATTCGGATCAATTCCTCTTTTTTTAAGCTCATTCCAGAAAATATGTCCTTCAAAAAGGATTTTAGGCTGATTGTTGATTAAAAACCCTTTTCCGCTGCTTTCAATTTCATTGACTGCTTTTACTGCAGCCAACTCAAGGCCATATTGATCTGCAAATGCAATCAGATCACTTTCTTTCAGGAATTTATCGGTTGAAGTTATTGGTGTTGAGTTTTTCTGAAGCAAAACGGCCCATGTTTTCACACCGACAATTCCGTCAACAACTAAAGAATTCTTGCTTTGAAAATCTTTAATGGCGGCATCAACTTCTAAAGTGAAAGAATCAGAAATTTTAATGGGATATCCCAATTTATAAAGAAGCTCACATAAGGTGAGAACTTCTGGTGCTCTTGTGTTGTATTTTAAAAGTTTCATGGTTATGTTTTTTTTTGGATTAAAAGATTAAAAGATTTCTTGTTAGATGTCATAAATACATTGTACACGAATACATTTTACAACAAATCAATTAACAGGTATTTTCGGCATCTTCTCACAAATCATTCCGATCAGGAAGAATGACTTGAACTTCACTTCCTCTCTTTGAAGTTTGTATTCTAAGTTGAGAGGTGTTGTACTTGTTATGCTGAAATTTTGATTTAAAATGGCATAATCATCAATTCTCAATTCGATGCTATATTCGCCGATGGCAATAACCTGATTGATCATTCCTATTTCATTTGTCTCTATTTCGTAAATTCTGCTGTTGTTGGTTCCTTTAATAGAGATCGAACATTTATAAATAGGATCATTGTTTATTTTATCAAAAACCCTGAACTGTACATTCGCTCCTGTTGATGGAACCTGGATAGGGAATTTTATTGGGACAAAAATTCCTGTATTTCTGATTGGAATTACCGGTTTTGTAGGTTGGATCGGATCGATCGGCTGAGGTCTTACAATGGGAGTAACAGGTCTTAAATTTCTTACACTGTTGAGCGTACTCATATTGATTTTGTTGTTAAATGCAATGTTGGGGTTTATTTTAGCTGTTTCAGCAACAGGTTCGGATATGGTTTTAGCAGTAAATTCTGTAGTAGCTATTCCTGAGTTTTCAACACTGGTTGTTTTCCTGGTTAGATTGTTGAGCTGGTCAGACTTGATCGTTTTAACGTTCGTAATAGCTTTCAGAAACTTTTGATTATTATTTTTATTTACGAAAAGCTGTTGTTTCATGATAAGAGGTCCAAAATAGATCAATTGATTCGGGTTGTTAATGGTATCATTCGTAATAGAGGGATCTAAAACTATTTTTAAATTCTTAATTAAGATCATCGTTTTTGGAAAGGCGGGCAGCTTAAAATCATTGGAAATATTTTGCCCATCTGATATCTTTTTGGGTTCGTTCCATTCAAAAAGATCGGACATCATAAAGTTTTTATTGAACCAGCTTCTTTTTAAATGAACAAAAGAGTAGTCTAATTCTACAGCCTCGATAACATTTTCATCATAATCTATCGATAAAATCTCTGCCGGTAGATTATTATTCGTGTTTTTGGCTTCTGTATGCAGGATATCAAGTTCCGATTTTTCAATTCTCATGCTATTCCATCCGGATTCGTTTTCCATGAAATCATAGGGAATGAAATTGATGTCATGAATAGAAGCATTGCTGATTACGTCAGTTTTTTCTGCTGCTTCGAAAGTGTTTTTGGCATTTTGAGCCATCGCTAAATAGAGATCTGCGTCAGAAGCTTTGTTGATTCTTGTCAGTTCTTTTTCAATAAGGTCTTTATTTCCTTTTATTTTCCAATCAGAAAAAGCCAGTTCTTTAAGAGTATTGAAATTGACCAATTGATCATTCCAATTGTTTTTTTCTTCATCTGTGTTCAGGTTGTCAAAAAGCTCAAGATGAGCTGCAATCTTATCAACGGCTTGTTCATAAACTGTTCTGTATTTTTTGTAGGCTTTAAATTCCTTGGTGTCACTCTTTTTTGCATCAAAAAGGATCGTGCTTTGAGTGGCGATCACCTGATCCAGGCTTTCTTCCAGATTTTTTAAATTGTTTTTATCTAAAATGTCCCTGTAAATATCAAACAGAGAGTTATTTGGATTCAGGTCCCAAAACTGAGATGAAATAGGAACTGAATTGAGTTCATACGCCATGTTCTGTTTTTTGATAATAGAAAGTGCTTTTTTCTGGTCATCATTAAGCAGGCTTTGCGGTTTCAGAAGTTCCAGCTCTTCATTTTCATAGATTCTAAGAGATGGGCAGATCATTGGGAGGTCATTTTCCATCGAGCTTTGGGACAGGTAAGTGTTTTTTAGCTTTTGGTAAACAGCAATAAAGTATTTCATGGCATTGGTTTTTGATTGATTTTTAAATAACCGACAGAAAAGATTTCTGCCGGCTATTCTTTATTGAGAAGGATATTATGATTTTCCGTCAGTCCATTTCTTGATTTCTGGATTTGGATTTGGAGATTTTGGAACGACATGGCATTTATAACCAATGATATAGATTCCATCAGATGTTAATTTCTTACCATTCCACTTAGAATTGGAGTGTACATCCTGATTGTCATAGCTATAGGTTCCTCCGAAAACGAAAGGTCCGATTCCCACAGCTGCTCCTGAAGTTACTGAGTTTTTAACGTCAGTAAAAGCAGTACTGTTATTGGCGAAATCCAGGCAAACATCTTTTGCAATGATCAGTTCTGTGATCATAGAAGGCATTAATCCTTTACCTTTTCCATCGCTGATCACATCACCACTTAAAGTTTGTGGAGATTGTTCGTGAAGC is a window from the Chryseobacterium sp. T16E-39 genome containing:
- a CDS encoding adenylosuccinate synthase, which gives rise to MSTYVVVGLQYGDEGKGKITDVLSAKSDYVVRFQGGDNAGHTVYVGEEKFVLHLLPSGVLQCKGKCIIANGVVVNPKSFIKEVGQIESKGLRTDHIFISRRAHVIMPYHILLDTYREEEHGGTQIGTTKKGIGPCYEDKIARVGIRMIDLLNPEILREKIEKNLKIKNSLFEKYYGKPTLDVEEIYNEFLEIGKQLQDRIVDTEVELNEAIRDGKNVLFEGAQALMLDIDFGTYPYVTSSSPSTGGVCSGAGVPPTSLQNLIGVAKAYCTRVGNGPFPSELDNELGESIRQIGGEFGATTGRPRRTGWLDLVSLKHACMINGINNLVITKLDVLTGIENLKIVTHYKTEDGKIIDYFTSSTEKLYNYEPIYQDLPGWNEDLTKVRSYDELPDNAQKYIEFIEQYLGINVYLVSVGPERSQNIIRKELF
- a CDS encoding N-acetylmuramidase domain-containing protein — its product is MKLLKYNTRAPEVLTLCELLYKLGYPIKISDSFTLEVDAAIKDFQSKNSLVVDGIVGVKTWAVLLQKNSTPITSTDKFLKESDLIAFADQYGLELAAVKAVNEIESSGKGFLINNQPKILFEGHIFWNELKKRGIDPNSYYNDSSKDVLYPKWTRIYYKGGVREYDRLNEAIGLGTDSKIKEAALSSASWGSFQIMGFHAKNLGYTDVNDFVSKMEINEGEHLKAFGKFLEKNGLLIHLRNKNWANFAKGYNGGGYKQNKYDEKLAKAYAKYSYN